TGCCTTTGGCGATTACCTGCCCGAAGTTCAGTACGCAGATTCCGTCGCAGATGTTCATCACGAGGGACATATCATGCTCAATCAGTATAATAGCAATCTGGAACATGTCATGCACCTTCCTGATGCTGTCCATGAGTTCAGCTGTCTCTGAAGGGTTCATTCCCGCCGCAGGTTCGTCAAGCAGCAACACGCTGGGATTCGTTGCGAGCGCACGGACAATCTCGAGCCTCCTCTGTGCACCGTAAGGCAATGAGCCCGCCGGAACGTCCGCAATGTTCTGCATGTCGAAGATGGATAACAGCTTCAGAGTCCTTCTGTGTGCGGCTATCTCTTCGCGCTTGTAGTTCGGCAGACGGAGAATCGCACTTAACATGTTGTAGCGCATCTCGTTGTTCATTGCGGCCTTGACGTTGTCGGCGACAGAAAGATTCTTGAACAGCCGGATGTTCTGGAACGTACGGGCAATCCCCGCGCGGTTGACCTGAATCGTGCTCATCCCGTGAGTGTCCCGCCCCTCAAGAAGGATTGTCCCCGTCGTGGGCTGGTAAACTTTCGTGAGGAGGTTGAACACCGTAGTCTTGCCCGCACCGTTCGGCCCGATGAGCCCGACAATCTCAGTACGTCCTACAGTCAGGTTAAAGTTGTCGACTGCCTTGATGCCTCCGAGCGTTATTCCGAGATTCACGCACTCAAGCACTGGTGCTCTTGCCGCGTCCCGTTCAGGAAGAATTGACTTCGAGGGAACGGGAACGTACTTAGTCTTCTTGCGTGCCATTTACTCCGCCTCCTCTTTGCGCCTGAAAGGGTTAAGCCCGGCAAGGAATGACTTTATCTCTGCATTGTTGGTCGCCAGCATCATGACGATAAGGACAACGGCATAGAGAAGCATTCTGTATTCCGAGAACTGCCGGAGCTTTTCCGGAAGAATCGTCAAGACTGCCGCCGCTATGATTCCTCCGAGCATGTTTCCCTGCCCTCCGAGAACAACGAACACCAGAATCAAGATTGACGTGTTGAAGTCGAACTTGTTTGCCACGACGGTGGAATAGTTCATCGCGAAGAGCGCACCCGCCGCACCGGCAATTGCCGCAGACATCACGAAAGCCATCATCTTGTACTTGGTGATGTCGAGGCCGATGCTTTCCGCCGCAATCCTGTCATCACGTATCGCCATGAATGCGCGTCCGTTCCGTGAGCTCACGAGGTTGAAGACGATCATCAATGCAATCATCAGCAGAACGAACCCCGCCGGGAAAGTAGCTATCTTCTGGATGCCGCTTATTCCCATAGGCCCGCGAATGATTAACCGCCCGCCTTTGAGGAGACGCGTTGTGTCGGATAACATGCTGAAGTGCAGACCCTGAGAGTCCACGCCAAGATAAAAGTTGTTGAGAATGCTCTTGATGATTTCGCCGAAAGCCAGCGTAACTATCGCGAGATAGTCGCCTTTGAGCCTCAGTACTGGA
Above is a genomic segment from Synergistaceae bacterium containing:
- a CDS encoding branched-chain amino acid ABC transporter permease, which translates into the protein MKRLINLKRAEARRIYLTYAVVIVAYVICQVMSSTKLFSSSMRGMLVPICAYMVMAVSLNLVVGILGELSLGHAGFMSVGAFAGVTSAILMQGTITNAPVRLALAMIVAAVFAAVAGFLIGIPVLRLKGDYLAIVTLAFGEIIKSILNNFYLGVDSQGLHFSMLSDTTRLLKGGRLIIRGPMGISGIQKIATFPAGFVLLMIALMIVFNLVSSRNGRAFMAIRDDRIAAESIGLDITKYKMMAFVMSAAIAGAAGALFAMNYSTVVANKFDFNTSILILVFVVLGGQGNMLGGIIAAAVLTILPEKLRQFSEYRMLLYAVVLIVMMLATNNAEIKSFLAGLNPFRRKEEAE
- a CDS encoding ABC transporter ATP-binding protein, which translates into the protein MARKKTKYVPVPSKSILPERDAARAPVLECVNLGITLGGIKAVDNFNLTVGRTEIVGLIGPNGAGKTTVFNLLTKVYQPTTGTILLEGRDTHGMSTIQVNRAGIARTFQNIRLFKNLSVADNVKAAMNNEMRYNMLSAILRLPNYKREEIAAHRRTLKLLSIFDMQNIADVPAGSLPYGAQRRLEIVRALATNPSVLLLDEPAAGMNPSETAELMDSIRKVHDMFQIAIILIEHDMSLVMNICDGICVLNFGQVIAKGTPDEIQSNPAVIEAYLGRKKEAKS